The Toxotes jaculatrix isolate fToxJac2 chromosome 21, fToxJac2.pri, whole genome shotgun sequence genome includes a region encoding these proteins:
- the LOC121175395 gene encoding probable phosphatase phospho1, translating into MTAPSNLTPAAPQEQRFLVLFDFDETIINESSDDAVVCALPDQRLPDWLKNSYREGHYNEHMQKVLAYMAEQGVSKDSIHSAVEKIPPTPGLLNLLQYLQNHQQDYELVVVSDANMYFIETWLEHAGVRHLFRKIFTNPASFDATGRLVLLPFHSHSCPCCPDNMCKQVILREYLAGRQKERGGAAFQRVFYIGDGANDICPSLALGPRDTAFPRRDFPMHRLLQGMQQSQAAKLKANVVPWVSGEDIVDCLKKIMKER; encoded by the coding sequence ATGACAGCACCATCAAACCTAACCCCTGCAGCGCCACAGGAGCAGCGCTTTTTGGTGTTGTTCGACTTTGATGAGACCATCATCAATGAGAGCAGCGATGATGCTGTGGTGTGTGCTCTGCCGGACCAGCGGCTGCCTGATTGGCTGAAAAACAGCTACAGGGAGGGGCATTATAACGAGCACATGCAGAAGGTCTTGGCTTACATGGCAGAGCAGGGTGTGTCTAAGGACTCCATCCATTCAGCAGTGGAGAAGATCCCACCAACTCCCGGCCTCCTGAACCTCCTCCAGTATCTGCAGAACCACCAGCAGGATTATGAGTTAGTAGTTGTGTCTGATGCCAACATGTACTTCATCGAGACGTGGCTGGAGCATGCTGGGGTGCGTCACCTTTTTCGGAAGATTTTCACAAACCCGGCCAGTTTTGATGCGACTGGACGGCTTGTGCTGCTCCCTTTCCACTCCCACTCGTGTCCCTGTTGTCCCGACAACATGTGCAAGCAGGTTATCCTTCGGGAGTATCTGGCAGGCCGGCAAAAGGAGCGTGGTGGTGCAGCCTTCCAGAGGGTATTCTATATCGGAGATGGGGCCAATgacatctgtccctctctggCTCTGGGTCCCAGGGACACAGCCTTCCCCAGGAGGGACTTCCCCATGCATAGGCTGCTGCAGGGCATGCAGCAGTCCCAGGCAGCCAAGTTAAAGGCAAACGTAGTTCCCTGGGTCAGCGGTGAGGATATTGTGGACTGCCtcaagaaaataatgaaggagagatga
- the LOC121175498 gene encoding gap junction gamma-1 protein-like translates to MSWSFLTRLLEEIHNHSTFVGKIWLTVLIVFRIVLTAVGGESIYYDEQSKFVCNTGQPGCENVCYDAFAPLSHVRFWVFQIILVATPSLMYLGYAVNKIARTEERADGGGVSGFSRRKPKKRYLGARKQHRGIEEAEDDQEEDPMIYETAEVESDGGGAAKGGSGDGQVKLKTRHDGRQRIKEDGLMRIYVIQLLARSSLEVAFLCGQYALYGFAVPPTYVCTDLPCPHSVDCFVSRPTEKTIFLLIMYAVSLLCLALNIWEMLHLGIGTICEIVRSRQVQLPDEELYGLTQGQGALREAGLGRDEYSSYPYSWNAPSAPPGYNIAIKPLLVSTGNHDKPLPVTDLANAKACQQNHVNIAQEERQQYTSNDDNLGRVRMGDAPKVVQRDVHQPQNMLEADSQAYSQLQSHSNNHSKLHREHRKHRQTYKHASSKTDADRGSSSTSSNSKYGVIKGSEWI, encoded by the coding sequence ATGAGTTGGAGTTTCCTGACTCGCCTGCTGGAAGAAATCCACAACCACTCCACGTTTGTGGGCAAGATCTGGCTCACTGTCCTCATTGTTTTCCGCATTGTGCTGACAGCTGTAGGAGGAGAGTCCATCTACTACGATGAGCAGAGCAAATTTGTCTGCAACACAGGTCAGCCGGGTTGTGAGAACGTCTGCTACGACGCCTTTGCTCCACTCTCACACGTCCGCTTCTGGGTCTTCCAAATCATTCTGGTGGCCACACCTTCTCTCATGTACCTGGGCTATGCCGTCAACAAGATTGCTCGGACAGAGGAGCGGGCAGACGGTGGGGGAGTGAGTGGATTTTCACGGAGGAAACCCAAGAAGCGCTATCTTGGGGCCAGAAAGCAACACAGGGGCATTGAAGAGGCTGAGGATGACCAAGAGGAAGACCCAATGATCTATGAAACGGCAGAGGTGGAGAGCGATGGTGGTGGAGCAGCAAAAGGGGGAAGTGGTGATGGACAAGTCAAGCTCAAGACGCGGCATGATGGGCGCCAGCGTATCAAAGAAGATGGACTGATGCGGATTTATGTGATTCAGCTCTTGGCCCGCTCCTCGCTGGAGGTGGCTTTCTTGTGTGGACAGTATGCCCTTTATGGATTTGCTGTACCTCCTACTTACGTGTGCACAGACCTGCCCTGCCCTCACAGCGTGGACTGCTTTGTGTCACGACCCACTGAGAAAACAATCTTTCTCCTCATCATGTACGCAGTCTCCCTGCTCTGTCTGGCACTCAATATATGGGAAATGCTTCACTTGGGCATAGGTACCATCTGTGAGATTGTACGCTCCCGCCAGGTGCAGCTCCCTGACGAAGAGTTGTACGGACTGACACAGGGACAAGGAGCTCTTAGAGAGGCAGGACTTGGCAGAGACGAATACAGCAGCTACCCTTATTCCTGGAACGCACCATCAGCCCCACCTGGGTACAACATCGCCATCAAGCCTCTTCTGGTGTCTACAGGGAACCATGACAAACCACTGCCCGTTACTGATCTCGCTAATGCTAAGGCATGCCAGCAGAACCACGTGAACATTGCACAAGAGGAGCGTCAGCAGTACACCAGTAATGATGACAATTTGGGCAGAGTAAGGATGGGAGATGCCCCCAAAGTTGTTCAGAGGGACGTCCATCAGCCTCAGAACATGCTGGAAGCGGACAGTCAGGCCTACAGCCAGCTGCAGAGCCACAGCAACAACCACAGCAAGCTTCACCGTGAACACCGCAAACACCGGCAGACCTATAAACACGCCTCCAGCAAGACAGAtgcagacagaggcagcagcagcaccagtaGTAACAGCAAATACGGAGTGATAAAGGGCTCTGAGTGGATCTGA
- the dbf4b gene encoding uncharacterized protein dbf4b — translation MHQQQYTEERGLLGKLCPGEKKLEGKTFYLDNVKKRSTALLLEAITLLGGRVESFLHKDVNFVVTGSQEGLKEERCVVTKDGAKGASEEAQHPVKCRESVLSSERQRPGTPRPVACGSRGKALLERAIRNNERLQWSSVLANAQSWGVKILYVDDVLLYLKQLTRESFSVKHKRPERTYTKQQGSSVVKAAALRSPYLKIEDSCRKYRPLHMQSMTFPSLCYLGRFSPFESPPPRFEKKTEQGENKTREKKKAESSIQDKSQTPLNCNPSPWRPRKKDTSYCECCHQPFTNLEEHLQSDQHRMFVLDPSNYSVVDQLVAEMLPGFNPNPSQQSEETLDRPPTPLPIQDVCELEPLTDVEAERAVQALHRQSSSFNTHISSPIKGPLSIGPTSPSPGVQFPIPNPAPPPADIRSFTPTECPDIQPRASSPAMPVLDIEPEAHTSAIQLLSPCPEPPCPSPSPYSVPPTLSPQVPYSSYIMEPHSPYSEPPVLSPQWCTAEEAEGVVCEMDTAECLSEFVSTVTLPVSIPLLPTVPMTNAEEMKGSNQDSCLVLTGFVCSSTGLECDTLTSCRSQSLPRQSAVAPNSKKRCRSASPEHNHSKRRRITVKFGYSCTWPEQGHKSTNPESDIMAKPEDCLIFDKTSCQMIQSCSHQKSSPKCTVETLDSKRALTTFCVPTVQNFTWSSSQMNILGHGSTSVSTPTKAQTFDPPLQFPNDKSQSALSSQDSQRSLSHSTSVCIESALIPDFATLSPSSSDSDWDCDLLSRLVPTSATPLLPTEQSCELDKDLLHRPCTWMHDSSYESRLHTVLQPSAPATSLCGEEMDPSVFSRTVVQIVEVQH, via the exons ATGCACCAGCAGCAGTATACAGAGGAGCGAGGCCTTCTGGGCAAACTGTGTCCTGGGGAGAAGAAGCTGGAGGGAAAGACGTTCTACCTGGACAACGTGAAGAAACGCTCCACAGCACTGCTTTTGGAGGCCATAACTCTTCTAGGAGGG AGGGTCGAGAGTTTCCTGCACAAGGATGTGAACTTTGTTGTGACTGGAAGCCAAGAGGGTCTGAAGGAAGAGAGGTGTGTGGTTACCAAAGATGGGGCAAAGGGGGCGAGTGAAGAAGCCCAACATCCTGTTAAGTGCCGGGAGAGTGTCCTCagcagtgaaagacagagaccaGGAACTCCTCGACCAGTG GCCTGTGGCAGCCGGGGGAAGGCTCTGCTTGAAAGAGCCATTCGCAATAAT GAACGACTGCAGTGGAGCAGTGTTTTGGCCAATGCCCAGTCATGGGGGGTGAAGATTTTGTATGTGGATG ATGTGCTTTTATATCTGAAACAACTGACTCGAGAGAGCTTCAGTGTGAAACACAAGAGGCCGGAG AGGACTTACACCAAACAACAAGGATCTTCTGTTGTCAAAG ctgcagctttaagGTCTCCATATCTTAAAATTGAAGATTCATGCAG GAAATACAGGCCCTTGCATATGCAGTCAATGACCTTCCCTTCTCTGTGCTACTTGGGCCGATTTAGTCCCTTTgagtctcctcctcctcggtttgaaaaaaagacagagcaaggagaaaataaaacaag ggagaagaaaaaagctGAGAGCAGCATTCAGGACAAATCCCAAACACCACTCAATTGTAACCCTTCACCGTGGCGGCCACGCAAAAAGGACACGTCATACTGTGAATGCTGTCATCAACCTTTCACTAatctggaggag CACTTGCAGTCTGATCAGCACCGGATGTTTGTGCTGGATCCCTCCAACTACAGTGTGGTGGATCAGCTCGTGGCTGAAATGCTCCCAGGATTCAACCCCAATCCATCTCAACAGTCAGAAGAAACCTTGGACAG ACCACCAACTCCTTTGCCCATCCAGGACGTCTGTGAACTGGAGCCTCTCACTGATGTTGAGGCGGAGCGTGCTGTTCAGGCCCTGCATAGACAAAGTTCATCATTCAATACTCACATCTCCAGCCCGATTAAGGGTCCTCTCTCCATTGGTCCTACCAGCCCATCACCAGGAGTTCAGTTTCCCATCCCAAATCCTGCCCCACCACCTGCTGACATCCGGTCTTTCACTCCCACAGAGTGCCCTGATATCCAGCCTCGTGCTTCAAGCCCAGCCATGCCTGTACTGGATATTGAACCAGAAGCTCACACCTCAGCCATTCAGCTGCTGTCCCCATGCCCTGAACCCCCATGTCCATCCCCCAGCCCTTACTCAGTGCCCCCAACCCTCAGCCCACAAGTCCCGTATTCCTCCTACATTATGGAGCCGCACAGCCCGTACTCAGAGCCCCCTGTCCTCAGTCCTCAATGGTGCACTGCAGAGGAAGCCGAAGGAGTTGTTTGTGAAATGGACACTGCAGAGTGTTTGTCCGAGTTTGTCTCTACTGtcacacttcctgtctccatCCCACTTCTTCCCACTGTGCCTATGACAAATGCAGAAGAAATGAAGGGATCAAACCAAGACAGTTGTTTAGTATTAACTGGGTTTGTATGTTCCAGCACTGGTTTGGAGTGTGATACACTGACGTCATGTAGATCCCAATCCCTGCCTCGGCAGTCAGCTGTGGCGCCAAACTCCAAAAAACGCTGCCGGTCAGCGAGCCCTGAACACAACCACAGCAAAAGGAGGAGGATTACAGTGAAATTTGGCTACAGTTGTACATGGCCTGAACAAGGACATAAATCTACAAACCCAGAAAGTGACATTATGGCAAAGCCTGAGGACTGTTTAATATTTGACAAGACCTCTTGTCAGATGATACAGAGCTGTTCTCACCAAAAGAGCTCTCCGAAATGTACTGTGGAAACACTTGATTCAAAACGGGCTTTGACCACATTTTGTGTTCCCACTGTACAGAATTTCACATGGTCATCAAGTCAAATGAACATTCTGGGTCATGGCAGCACCTCTGTGTCTACTCCCACAAAAGCACAGACTTTTGATCCTCCACTTCAGTTCCCCAATGATAAATCTCAGAGTGCGCTTTCCAGCCAAGACTCTCAGCGTTCACTTTCCCACTCTACCTCGGTGTGCATCGAGTCAGCCCTCATCCCGGACTTTGCCACGctctctccatcatcatcagACTCTGACTGGGACTGTGACCTGCTATCACGGCTGGTCCCGACCTCAGCCACTCCTCTGCTGCCCACTGAGCAGAGCTGTGAGCTCGACAAGGATCTGCTCCACAGGCCGTGCACCTGGATGCACGACAGCAGCTATGAGTCACGTCTGCACACTGTCCTTCAGCCGTCAGCCCCAGCGACCTCGCTGTGTGGGGAGGAAATGGAcccctctgtgttttccaggaCTGTGGTACAGATTGTTGAGGTTCAGcactga